The Canis lupus dingo isolate Sandy chromosome 18, ASM325472v2, whole genome shotgun sequence genome includes the window CCGGCCCTGCCTACCAGGCAGTCAGAAGGAGTCCAGGCCAGGGCACTTGGCTGCACCCTAACATTTCTGtggcaatttaaaaacaaagaaaaaaaccaacaaacaaacaaacaaaccccaaatacCTGGGCCCCTCTACCCAACAGCTGATCCAGCTACAGGCCAGGCTGAGAACCACAGTGCAGGGAATTCCCGCGTAGTGAGCAAAGGCGGCGGGCAGGGAAACGTGGCTGTCTGCAAGCAGCCGTTCGTACTCTTACATACACGGAGCAAGGGGCACCTCCCTTGCCCTCCCTCACATACACACTGTTCCAACAGTATAGGTCGGTTTCTGGAAGTTCTGTAAAGAGGGCATGCCTTCCTCACTTCTTGCACTCCAGGAGGGAAGGGCACCTGGTACCAGCCTTCTTTtttgctcccccccaccccctccctctccacagaAATGGATTAAGCTGTAGGGAGAAATGAGAGCAACCGAGACTCTgagtaaatacattttatgtggaacaagataataaaatagcgtgcattttatttaaaaccaaCCAAGCGCtgataaaaatatgtatcacTGCAGCTGTGATTCCACATCAAATCTTAACAGtaagagctgggatttgaattcatTCTTCACATCAAGTGCTGGCCCTGGCAGGGGATACCCACCTCCACCAGAGCCTCAGAGGAAGAATGAGACCCCTGGTGGTGAGAGGGCTCCGGTGGCAGGCACCCTGGCCCTCTCGGAGCTTGTGACGGGAAGGGGCCATGGTGTGCAGCTCTGGTTTGTCGGCCTGCATTCCCCCTGGGCCACTGGAGTAGACCCTGATCAGCAACTCCCTGGTGGCAATGAGTGGAGgaagggggtggagaaccatctGGAGCTGTGCAGACAAGATGCTTCTCCTTCAGCGTCTCTGAAATCCCCACGGGGGACCTGATGGCCACTGCAGGGTCCCACTTGCAGGCACAAGCCTATGAAGCAGTCACCTTTTGCTTTGGCTGAAGGGGAATCAAGATGAGAGGGAAAAACTCTCTTCTTGACACAAAGCAGCCACAGTGCAATTTCCTACATACAGTATAGCAGCGGGCAAGTAGAGGGCCCTGCTGGCTCGGATTAAGGCACTTGTAACAGACTCATTGTGCATCCCCATTCCCAGCCCCGGGTGGGAacctgcccctgggcctcaggTCCCTGgtgccctgcctcttccccatgGTGGTGAGGCAACAAAGAGGACAGGAACATGCCTTGAGGGACTGTGGTTTGGGTGGAACGCAGGGCTAGAAGGAGACAAccaggaaagaagcagagacttGACAAAGGAGGAGCCACAGAAGGACAGGAGAGCAAGAGCGTCAGGAAGAAGGCGAGGCAGCAGCAGAAGGGAGACACTGGCAGTGATGCCCATTGAGGGCAGATGCACAAGCCACAGGGGAGGCCCTTCCAACCTGGCCTGAGGCAGGCTGGGAGCAGAGAGGGGGTGAGGACAACCAATTCCAGGCAGAGAACCTCAGAAGACAGGGCCCCTGGGGACCAGCATGGTCTTCCTCTTTCACTGCTAGGGACGAAGGTTCTGACAGTTCAAGaaaggagtggggtggggggctggaagGACGGCTGTGCGATCCAAAAGCAGTGCAGTTCTTTGGTATGAAGATGGCCTTGCCCGGGGTCCTTCTCACTCCTCTTCCACACTCCGGGGCCCCTTGGCCGCCCGCCTCTGCCGCCAGCGTAGCTCTTCCACCTGGCGCTCCAGCCCTCGGACCTTTGCTTCCAATTGGGCCCCTGAGGCCCGGGTGCCACTGAGCCGGCTCAGCAAGGCATAGAGGGTCAGCAGGGCCAGGAGGAGCAAGGCCCGGGTGGAGGGGTCAGGGACTGACCTCACCAGGGCCACAAAGCCCACCAGGAAGAGGACAAGCTTCAGACCCCACAGGATCCGCCCCAGCACGGCCAAGACCAAGCCAAGGAGCAAGGACAAAAGCCAGTAGACAACTagggcccctgccccccacagcaGGAACGTCTGGACCTGGCTGGGGCTGAGCTTCAGGCCCTGGGTGAGGTGATCTCCTGGAAGAGGGAGAGTCACAGAATCAGCCAACCTGGAGTGGTCAGGGCACGGGGGTGAGACCCAAAAAGGGAAGGCTTGAAGCCCCTTGCAAAGGAAAAATCCTTTCCCACAGGGTCACAAGGATGGGAGCCTGAATCTCAGCTCCTATTCCTGCTGGCTGGGGGTTGATTACTTCTTTTGGTTGAACCCGATCCATCTGCAAAACCAGAGTGATTCTCTGGGCTGCAGGTAACAATTAAATGACATACTAGGGCTTAGCACAATGCTTTTCCTGACATGAAGCAAACACCAGGAAGGTGGTGGCAGTCATTAGCCAGCTCTTATACTTAACGCTGGGGAAACCTGGCAGGTGTCAAGCAGCTGGGGGGAAAGTCTGGGCCCTGAAAAGATAAAGCCCCACCAAAGGAAGTGACAGGCTAAGCTCCAGGAGACCTGACTAGTTCTCTGCCGCTCACCATCTAGTCCCAAGGCGTTGAGCAGCTGTGCAGCGATCCCAGACAGCGCGAAGAAGGCCACTGAGATGGCTGAGGAGATGGCCCACATCACCTGAGACAAGGTCTGTGAAAAGAGCAGGGCAGGAGATGAGTCCACAATCAGTCTCCTTTAAGCCTCTGAGCCTGACTGGGCAAGGCCTGGAAGGAATGTGTCCCATCTCTCAGCCAGACATCTGCCCACCAAGCCTGGACAGCAGGCCATCTGTCCTTCCTGACCTGGAACTCGGGACATCTGGGCCCTAAATCAAGTGATTTGCTAGAACACTGTGGTGATGGGAGTAGGTGAATGTGTGTGAGGAATTCATCAAATCTCCATAGTAGTCACCCTGTGACACTGAGGTTCTCCCAAGAATCATGAGGTTGCATGAAGCAACATCTGTGAAGGGCTAGGATGTTTCAATGAAAAAGGAGTCAATCAGCTCTACTAGATGATGGATTTTATAAATAACCATCTCAACTGTTTAGAATAACCTATGGAAAATACGTGATGCCACATCTGGCATGCCATTAGGTAGAAGGGACAGCCCTGCCTTAAGCCCCTGAGTCAGACCTACCTCTATCTCTACCAGTGAAGGAATGGATTTGGGTCTTGATATTTTGCCAGTTTAAGACTTTAGGTCAGATTTAGACAAAAATCAGACTTTGTCATCCAGTGACGTGGGTTTATAAAGACTGGCTCATTTCTTAGTCTTTTTGGCAAGAAGGGGCAGGAATAAGGGAAAGAGCTAAAGGCCCTAGGGCAGGACTCAATCAATGGGACTGCAAAGAGCGGGTACTGTCTGGCTTCATTTCGTGGAATGTGGGGCTCTCCGCACCAGAGATTATGACACACAGAGGATGTAGAGCCAAGATGGGGTGGCCATGAACAACCTCTCCTCCTTTAACTCTCTTCACTGTGTGTGGTCACAGCAGGGACCACTTTCCTTACCTCGGAAACCAGGTGCATGGTCTCTGGCCCCAGCCAGGCATCCAGTGTTCCCCGCGCAGAACGACCCATCTGGCTCAAGAGATCAACTGGAGCCTCCTTCTTCTGCTGGCCTGGTGGCACAAAGTCTGAATGGGACTGGGATGATGCTGAGTGGAGGAGGACGAGGGCCACTAGGACCATCAGGATGACTTTGTACACATGCTTGCCCCACGGTGAGCTGCTGCCTGGGCCTGCCATGGCTGGGTCTGCCAGGAGAGAAGCACAGGGTGAGCAGGGAGTTAGAACTGGAACGGACACCTACTGTCCCAGCTTTGACCTGTCCCAacaccctcctccaccccctaccCTGTTAGCTGAGAAAGGCAGAACTGGGCCTTTCAGCTGAAGCTGGGCATAACCATCTGATTCATAGGTtcctctttcacattttttacCACTTGCATATTAATTAACCAGCAAGCATTCTTCGATGCCTTGGGGTGGATGAGATCTAGGATTATTCCAGTTCTAAAAATCTGAAGGCTCACTTCCGGATCTTAGGTGTTATGGGCGTAAACATATGTGTAAGACTGTAAGGCTTTGTCCCCATGGAGGTATAATCTACTTAAGATAAAGCTGAtataaaaaaacaacttaaaaaatagcCCACAGATACAATTACTGTTGTGTAATGATGTACAGAGAAAAGTGCTCAGGCACGTGCTCAAGCAAGGAAGAATGACATATATGCCATCTGTTCTCCAGGACCATCTATACGAGGTGGGAATTACCTCCATCCTGGgaataaatgagaagatattGAGACTTAGGAGTTAggcatttgcccaaggtcactgagcTAAGTAGAAAGGTCCGGATTTCAACCTGAGCTTCTGCTTCTGAATTGCATGCTCACTGGGAGTGAAGGTAACAGTGGATCTCTACCATGGCTACTcactggcatcacctgggagcttcaCATTTACCGCCTCTATCCCTGAGCCCAGGGGTTTTGATGTTGCCATCTGGGTGTGACTTCCGCTTAGACCTGCAAAAGCTCCCCCAAGTGATCCCACTGTGCCAAGCTGAGATCTACGGACACAGAATGATCTCAACTGCCCAGCCTCCAACGTAGGCAAAAGGTTAAAGCAAAACCTTCAGGGaaagacattattattaataacaagCTAACCGGACACCAACTATCTCATATGATAGCTGGCAACAGGTAAGCATTGTTACTTtcctccattttactgatgaagaaattgaggtcaGAGAAGCAGGAAGTGGAGAAACTGGCATCTGAACCCAGGTACAACTCCTTGTACACACCAGCCAGGTGTGTCATCTCCAAAGTCAGTCTCAAAAGTGACTTAGAGAATCACACAATAGATTATTCATAAGCTAAAATAAACTTGGCATCTACCGATCATCTCTGTGAATTGCTGGTGACAATTCACTTAACCACCTTGTGCTTTGTGCTCTGAGCTTGTCTGTAACATGATGATACAGGCAAGTTAAGACCCAACAAGTACCAATTCATTGAAGCAGGTGTGgatcagtcaaaaaaaaaaacatttgcaaattcaCCTTCTCTTTGCCACTGTGCTCGAGAAATATCAAACAGCACCAACAAATCCCCTGTTCTCTTCCAGGCTCGGGAATGAGCCTGTAGCTTCAGGGAGTTTCCATGATTCAGACCTGATGATCAGAGGCTAAGCCATGCCCCTGATGCGGGAACAGCCAGGTGTTTGAAGTTTTTGCAATTACCAGATAGCTCAGGGAGTTGGCCAGAAATGGGAGCCATCAGGATGGAGTAGAAGGAAGATGTTTCCATTCTTACTTAGTGAGAAGGATAACAGTCCAAGTAagagttataaaaataacatatctgGGCACTTTCTGGCCCAGAAACAGCTGCCGTAAGTTCCTCTTGAGGTCTGTGGAATCAAGCAGGGTTGCAAAACACACTTTTGTGGGGAGCGACCTCAGGCCGGGAAGCCTTTTATTCTTCTACTCTGTTTGGCATAAATCAACAATCAGGTGGTTCCTGTCTGCCAGTGGTCAGACATGAGGGAAGTACAGGTCAATTCCTGAACTATCTGACTATCTGGGTCATAACCACCCTGCGAACTTTAGAGAGCAGAGTTGCTATCTTGGGTTGGATCCTATATCCAAGGACCTCCACCAGGAGGGATCAGATGTTGTCTCCCTTCTAGAAGGTCAGGGTGATGTgagctgcccaccccccacccccacggcaGCCTCCTGCATTCTGTGCTAGCCTTAACCTTCAAGCAGCCATCTGCCCCAGTCCACAGGAGCTACGGGACCTTGGAAAAacatcccccttccctccctgtgaGGCCACCATTGCCTTGCCAGCTGACCTTTGGAAGTGCACCAGAAACCAAATCTAGCAGGGTTCTAGAGTATGCCTTTTGCAGATAAGAGTGCAGATCACTGGCTGGTGATCTcttcaaattgttttatttaacaggatttcttctcctttcttctaggTGGCAAGAATCAGACTCATTGTCATTATACCTCCTCCTCACTGCAGCCCAATCgaatacttttaataaaaagaagcCATGACAGTCAAGAGCCAAAGCAGTCTCGAGCTCTGAGAGGAAGTAAGTCTCAAACATCTTCGTCTCCTGCAATGCCTGGCCTCAAATGGTAGGCTTTCAACAAATTGTGTGTATGcgtggtgtgtgtgtatttctatttatatacacAAGTGGCCATCTGCCTCAGTTGATTGTGCATGTATAGTGTTAAGCATAGCTTATTTGTGTGTGGGCGCGCGCACGGTGCTTTTTAATTTACAAAGTGTGGGCAGCcaggatggcttagcggtttagcacctcctttggcccaggacatgatcctggggacccgggatcgagtcccacattggcctccctgcatggagcctgcttctccctctgcctgtgtctctgcctctctttctctctgtgtctctcatgaataaataaataaaatctttaaaaaaaatttacaaagtgcttgccttttcactctctcATTTAACTCTTACAACAATCTGACAAGGTTCTGCTATTCTACATTTTACTCAGAAAACTATGGCttagagaggtcaagtgacttgtTCAAGCTCACACAATAGAACCAGGACTTGCTTCCAGAACTCAGGATCTAAACCTTGCCTCTTTGCTTGTTCCACACCCCTATGCCCTTTCAGAAAGAccaggtccctgccctcaaggtaCTTAAAGTTCCACCAAATAGCAACAAGCTCAAAGTGAGAGGACAACCTGATTTCCACCAGGAGATGATCCACCTGCTGGACTTACAGGTCACGGTTTTGTACCAAGAGGTATGACAACACCAAAAGATTGGGGCAAGACCTGCAGGATGGCTCAGACAGGGCCAGGAGAACCCAGATCAGCTGGCAAACGGCTTCACTTAACTATGGTAGTGAGGAGGCACTATATGTTTAGGTGTGGTTTGCCAAGAGGGCAGGGTGGAGCAGTCCACACCCCCCCAGCCAAGGCTCCTTCCTCTGGTTAGCTTCCTTTCACACTATGAATCACTACgtggcaggaggggcagctgATTTAGTGCCCTCTGCTGGCCCTGATTTCCCCATCATTGCTCAGAGCTGCCCGGGTTGGAGCCGTGGTTTTCAGTTCTGGTCCCAAATCAGAAAGGTCTGTGGAGCCTGTTCAAGCAAGAATGTCTGCCCCACTAGGGGCCACCTTAGACTCTCCCGAAGAAACGATTTCGTTTTTTAGAGCCCCTTGAGAATTTCTGATGCATAACCACACAGCTGCCACAAACCATCAGCAGCACAGGAAGAAGTCTATTCTAGGCAAAGCCTCCAAAGTGTGGCAGTGCACAAAGGAACCCAGATTTCCATCCCAGGCTCCATTAGGCCACAAACTAGAAGCCACTGGCGTATACCTGTTACCTAACCTGAATGTCAACCTCTTCCACGTAAAATGGGGTTAAGCCGAGTTAAGAACTACTACATGTTTCTGCAAGAGTTTTGTAGACCTTAAGGGTCAACCCAAGTGTTGCGGTACACAGACCGCCAACACACCACTCATTGCACTGTAGCATAATTTAGCAGTTTTTAGGCTCAGCCTCCCACATCAGACTTTGAGCGCCTCCGGTTAGACTTAACTTTTTTTTGgaatccccagtgcctagcacagaacGACTAAGAGATGCTTGTTAAATATTAGAAGCCCGTCAAGAAGCTGTCAGAGTAGCAAGGGAGACGTAGGGAGAGGCGGCTCATTTTAAAGTTGGtccaagggcagccctggtggctcggcgggtttagcgccgccttcagcccagggcctgatcctggagacccgggatcgagtcccacgtcgggctccctgcatggagcctgcttctccctctgcctgtgtcttggcctctctttctgtgtgtgtctctcatgaataaataaataaaatatttaagaaataaataaataaataaatatctaataaataaataaataaataaagttggtcCAAATAGGCAGCAGCCACTGGAGAAGCACAGCTGCGGTGACAGGAAGCTCCCTGACGGGGCGAAGCTACCACTCAGGAAAATGAAGTCAGCGTCCCGGCAGGTGGGGGCAGCCCCCGCTAAACCCCTGACAGCTGCTGCCCAGCAACTGCTTGGGGGCAGGGCCACGGGCAAAGGGGCAGCTtcctcccagggcccagcctcccGCAGACAGGGTGTCAGTGGCATGTGCTATTTCGAACAGCAAGTCCCCTGCCAAGCTCTGCTGGGTGGCGTCGCTGGCGAGGGGCGCGGCGCGGCCCGGGGGCTCGGGGTACCTCTGGAGGCTCAGAGCAAGGCCACGGGGAGCTGGGCCGAGGGGCAGAAGCTCGGGGCTCAGCGCCAGCTCCGTACCCCAGCCTGGCAGCTGCCCGGCCTCGGCCGCCGGACCTCTGAGCAGCGCTCGGAGCCCTTTTCATCCCGGAAACGCGTGCCTCCCGTCACCTAGCAACGACGCTCCCTGTTGCATAGCAACCAGGATCGGGGCCCCAGtcggcccccccccccaccccccaccccgcgcgcCGTCGGACCCCTCCCCAGGCGAGCTCGCCAGGCCTCGCGGCCCCGTCCTGCTCCCACTTGCGGCGGcggccgcctccccgccccgcgtTCCGCCCCTGAACCCGTCTCCATCCGCGCTCACCGGGCT containing:
- the TMEM109 gene encoding transmembrane protein 109 isoform X2, which gives rise to MAGPGSSSPWGKHVYKVILMVLVALVLLHSASSQSHSDFVPPGQQKKEAPVDLLSQMGRSARGTLDAWLGPETMHLVSETLSQVMWAISSAISVAFFALSGIAAQLLNALGLDGDHLTQGLKLSPSQVQTFLLWGAGALVVYWLLSLLLGLVLAVLGRILWGLKLVLFLVGFVALVRSVPDPSTRALLLLALLTLYALLSRLSGTRASGAQLEAKVRGLERQVEELRWRQRRAAKGPRSVEEE
- the TMEM109 gene encoding transmembrane protein 109 isoform X1, coding for MQMGRGTSIEEETVLVLPPLPVCAVIMDPAMAGPGSSSPWGKHVYKVILMVLVALVLLHSASSQSHSDFVPPGQQKKEAPVDLLSQMGRSARGTLDAWLGPETMHLVSETLSQVMWAISSAISVAFFALSGIAAQLLNALGLDGDHLTQGLKLSPSQVQTFLLWGAGALVVYWLLSLLLGLVLAVLGRILWGLKLVLFLVGFVALVRSVPDPSTRALLLLALLTLYALLSRLSGTRASGAQLEAKVRGLERQVEELRWRQRRAAKGPRSVEEE